A single region of the Penaeus monodon isolate SGIC_2016 chromosome 18, NSTDA_Pmon_1, whole genome shotgun sequence genome encodes:
- the LOC119584696 gene encoding vacuolar protein sorting-associated protein 33B-like has translation MSRTGSLGLDLEILRRLNRDRLVRVLEDAPGSKDLVIDGDLLKMLDRIAGATLLRSHGVEKMHKLQRVPPPVQCGQRVYIVRPALVTLKYIADHVHEDARTHPDLRVHVVVVPRVTPWVTGLLEEEGLYGTLNLHEFTPEFVPLDDDLLSLEMTSFFRDAFLGGDFSGCVGVARALNTLQGLFGAFPNAVAHGRAARAVVGALDALTAQESPKKALQLPEIGHLFVFDRDADLVTPLLSQLTYEGALDEHFGIRAGVVELPKEVAGPDAPTKLPLNARDTIYDNIRNRHFAGVSGYLITRAHEVKAKREQAQTMTTAQMKDFVANEIQTLQQLQRSLSLHLSACEAITTRTRKDFDSQLSMEHGLVTGAGTAAEAQTFLKDCLARMLPLHANLRLLCLLSLTQDGLSRDRYNTLSQRLLAAHGHRHLVTLQHLRQIGLLAVNESFTSGGGGGGGTGRGQTPRGGGPPGGSDAVTVPTPKGISFSLNDLQGKSKMQYVSTDITKQEDLNRLP, from the exons ATGTCCCGCACAGGAAGCCTTGGCCTAGACCTGGAGATCCTGCGCCGCCTCAACCGAGATCGGTTGGTGCGGGTGTTAGAGGATGCACCAGGATCCAAGGACCTAGTGATCGACGGTGACCTCCTCAAAATGCTAGACCGCATTGCAGGGGCCACCTTGCTCAG GAGTCATGGTGTGGAAAAGATGCACAAGTTGCAGCGCGTTCCCCCCCCAGTGCAGTGTGGGCAGCGGGTGTACATCGTGCGTCCTGCTCTTGTCACCCTCAAATATATTGCAGATCATGTACATGAAGATGCCAGGACCCACCCTGATCTGAG AGTCCACGTCGTGGTGGTGCCCCGCGTGACGCCCTGGGTGACGGGGCTGCTGGAGGAGGAGGGCCTCTACGGGACACTCAACCTCCACGAGTTCACGCCGGAGTTCGTGCCTTTGGATGATGACCTCCTCTCGCTCGAAATGACTTCGTTCTTCAG AGACGCGTTCCTGGGCGGCGACTTCTCCGGCTGCGTGGGCGTGGCGCGGGCGCTGAACACGCTGCAGGGGCTGTTCGGCGCCTTCCCCAACGCGGTGGCGCACgggcgggcggcgcgggcggtcGTGGGCGCCCTCGACGCTCTCACGGCGCAGGAGTCGCCCAAGAAGGCGCTGCAG tTGCCGGAGATCGGGCACCTGTTCGTGTTCGACCGCGACGCCGACCTGGTGACGCCCCTGCTGAGCCAGCTGACGTACGAGGGCGCCCTGGACGAGCACTTCGGCATCCGCGCGGGCGTGGTGGAGCTGCCGAAGGAGGTGGCCGGCCCCGACGCCCCCACCAAGCTGCCCCTCAACGCCAGGGACACCATCTACGACAACATCAGGAACAGGCACTTCGCTGGCGTCTCCGGCTACCTCATTACGAGGGCGCATGAG GTGAAGGCGAAGCGCGAGCAGGCGCAGACGATGACGACGGCGCAGATGAAGGACTTCGTGGCCAACGAGATCCAAACGCTGCAGCAGTTGCAGCGCTCGCTGTCTCTGCACCTGTCGGCGTGCGAGGCCATCACGACGCGCACGCGCAAGGACTTCGACTCGCAGCTGAGCATGGAGCACGGGCTGGTGACGGGCGCGGGCACGGCGGCGGAGGCGCAGACCTTCCTCAAGGACTGCCTGGCCCGCATGCTGCCGCTGCACGCTAACCTGCGCCTGCTGTGCCTGCTGTCGCTCACGCAGGACGGCCTCTCCAGGGACCGCTACAACACGCTCAGCCAGCGGCTCCTGGCGGCGCACGGCCACCGGCACCTGGTCACGCTGCAGCACCTGCGCCAGATCGGCCTCCTCGCCGTCAACGAGTCCTTCACgtccggcggcggcggcggcggcggcacggGGCGGggccaaaccccccggggggggggcccccccgggggctcg gacgcGGTAACAGTGCCAACCCCGAAGGGTATTTCGTTTTCCCTCAATGATTTGCAAGGAAAAAGCAAAATGCAGTATGTAAGTACAGATATCACAAAACAGGAAGATTTAAACAGGTTACCATAA